A region from the Triticum urartu cultivar G1812 chromosome 1, Tu2.1, whole genome shotgun sequence genome encodes:
- the LOC125516246 gene encoding probable folate-biopterin transporter 7: protein MEKGQKVEGERAAAAAAATQRWVIGVGFWVQGFRLFPWLGVNFFLKDAMGVPSSSLQILQASATLPMVAKPLLGLLSDAVPIRGCRRLPYVAIGALLQAVSWLGIALWPSLSLPVLTIFLLLSNFGASICEVANDAIVAEAGKQATSSSGGQLQSFACMFGASAGALGNLLGGIALSYFSPKLMFLFFAIVLVLQFFTTVAISESSLKLPKATTNTSVISSIRKQTKELSYALCMPEIFWSIIWFSVSYAAIPFLLGTMFFYQTEVLRLDSSIIGLSKVFGQVALLAWSMAYNKCFKTTSARKILSALQFITAVVMLSDVLFVQGVYRKVGISDSLYTIVFSGLLEGLMFFKVLPFSVLIASLCPSGCEGSVMAFVMSALALSIIISGYLGVALAEFMGVSGDDFSALPVCLLIEAACTVLPLFCSSWIKERKGKEKKEE, encoded by the exons ATGGAGAAGGGGCAGAAGGTGGAGGGCGAgagggccgcggcggcggccgcGGCCACGCAGCGGTGGGTGATCGGTGTCGGGTTCTGGGTGCAGGGCTTCCGGCTCTTCCCCTGGCTCGGCGTCAACTTCTTCCTCAAGGACGCCATGGGCGTCCCTTCCTCCTCGCTGCAGATCCTCCAGGCCTCCGCCACCCTGCCCATGGTCGCCAAGCCGCTCCTCGGCctcctctccgacgccgtccccatccgcggctgccgccgcctGCCATACGTCGCCATCGGCG CTCTCTTGCAGGCAGTTTCATGGTTAGGAATTGCCCTCTGGCCGTCTCTTTCTCTTCCGGTTCTTACCATTTTTCTCCTCTTGAGCAACTTTGGTGCATCCATATGTGAGGTTGCCAATGATGCCATTGTAGCGGAGGCCGGGAAGCAAGCAACCTCTTCCTCAGGGGGTCAGCTTCaatcctttgcttgtatgttTGGTGCTTCTGCTGGCGCGTTAGGAAACCTCCTAGGTGGCATTGCTCTCAGCTACTTTTCCCCCAAACTCATGTTCCTATTTTTCGCAATCGTTCTCGTGCTCCAGTTCTTCACTACTGTGGCTATATCTGAGAGCTCCCTCAAACTCCCAAAGGCGACTACTAATACATCGGTGATTTCCAGCATCCGTAAACAAACCAAAGAGCTGTCCTACGCGCTCTGTATGCCGGAAATATTCTGGTCAATCATATGGTTTTCAGTGTCCTATGCTGCCATACCGTTTCTACTCGGGACCATGTTCTTCTACCAGACTGAAGTGTTAAGACTTGACTCATCCATCATCGGTTTATCCAAGGTTTTTGGGCAAGTGGCTCTCTTGGCTTGGAGCATGGCATACAACAAGTGCTTCAAGACAACGTCTGCACGCAAGATCTTATCAGCTCTGCAGTTCATCACAGCGGTCGTAATGTTGTCAGACGTGTTATTTGTCCAGGGAGTATACAGGAAGGTGGGAATATCAGACTCCTTGTACACCATTGTGTTCTCAGGGCTGCTAGAGGGCCTCATGTTCTTCAAGGTGCTACCCTTCAGTGTTCTTATCGCAAGCCTTTGCCCCTCTGGGTGCGAGGGATCGGTTATGGCCTTTGTCATGTCTGCACTTGCCCTGTCTATTATCATCAGCGGATATCTTGGGGTTGCGCTTGCTGAATTCATGGGAGTATCTGGAGATGATTTCTCTGCACTGCCGGTTTGCTTGTTGATTGAGGCTGCATGCACAGTGCTGCCGCTATTTTGCTCATCATGGATTAAAGAGAGGAAAgggaaggagaagaaggaagaatAG
- the LOC125516258 gene encoding carbon catabolite repressor protein 4 homolog 4, protein MLLKPQAIWAASLPLFLGRRLLPKSSSSPPPSGRRLPFRPICKRRMSAQAEPRFAPLPTAQSEPDAGADGYQFRLVSYNILAQVYVKSAFFPHSPSASLKWKARSKAVLTELKSFNADLMCIQELDEYETFYRKNMESTGYSSIYVQRSGDKRDGCGIFYKPKSVELLQKEVIHYNDLVETCHLNDNVISAPSNNSSPSEESSGKEDNKKRGDPNDPRVRLKRDCVGLLAAFKLGDPCEHILIVANTHIYWDPEWIDVKLAQAKYLLSKVSEFEKIIANKFTCKPSVIIAGDFNSTPGDKVYNYLVSAGSESTDEALIKLRSLYAENGGEPEFTNCTPGFTGTLDYIFLSEGGSIKPTSLLRIPRGGSPDVEGGLPNFHHPSDHLPIGADFQVLRASA, encoded by the exons ATGCTCCTAAAACCCCAGGCAATCTGGGCGGCTTCCCTCCCTCTCTTCctcggccgccgcctcctccccaaatccagttcctctccccctccctccggccgccgcctccccttCCGCCC GATTTGCAAGCGGCGGATGAGCGCGCAGGCGGAGCCCAGATTCGCCCCTCTCCCCACAGCGCAGTCCGAGCCTGATGCCG GGGCAGACGGGTACCAGTTTCGGCTGGTTTCCTACAACATACTCGCCCAG GTTTATGTGAAGAGCGCATTTTTTCCCCATTCTCCATCCGCGTCTCTTAA GTGGAAAGCTCGTTCAAAAGCCGTTCTAACAGAACTCAAGAGTTTTAATGCCGACCTCATGTGCATACAG GAGTTGGATGAATATGAGACATTCTATAGAAAAAACATGGAAAGTACTGGATATTCAAGTATTTATGTCCAGCGATCTGGAGACAAACGGGATGGATGTGGTATATTTTATAAACCAAAAAG tgtggaACTGTTACAGAAGGAAGTAATACATTACAATGACTTGGTGGAAACATGTCATCTTAATGATAATGTAATTAGTGCCCCCTCGAATAATTCTTCACCATCAGAAG AATCTAGTGGAAAGGAAGATAATAAGAAACGTGGAGATCCAAATGATCCACGTGTGAGATTGAAGCGTGACTGCGTTGGTTTACTTGCTGCTTTCAAGCTTGGCGATCCTTGTGAGCATATCCTGATTGTGGCGAACACACATATTTATTG GGATCCAGAATGGATTGATGTGAAGTTGGCTCAAGCAAAGTATCTTCTTTCAAAAGTCTCTGAGTTTGAGAAAATTATCGCAAATAAGTTCACCTGTAAACCTTCTGTGATCATTGCTGGTGATTTTAACTCCACCCCTGGTGATAAG GTATACAATTACCTTGTATCAGCTGGCTCCGAATCTACGGACGAAGCCCTGATCAAATTGCGCAGCCTGTATGCTGAGAACGGAGGGGAGCCGGAGTTCACAAATTGCACTCCAGGTTTTACTGGAACATTGGACTACATATTCCTGTCGGAAGGCGGTTCAATAAAACCTACCAGCTTACTTCGGATCCCACGAGGGGGTTCCCCGGATGTGGAAGGAGGCCTGCCCAACTTCCACCATCCTAGTGATCACTTGCCAATCGGTGCCGATTTTCAGGTACTTAGAGCTAGTGCCTAG